One region of Chitinophaga varians genomic DNA includes:
- a CDS encoding prolyl hydroxylase family protein, giving the protein MKPGFHTIAHHYATNLVIYFLGLHDIHMGRLAVRTALYEKETFPEIAIQDISSQLQEWGVRHELKTAPCNIATAVVFPTMAVVRIQEKEVLAIIERVEGQQVYLEYFSADATTYAISELTVLQYLDIREIIVDKTFCEARAQEDASKQEAYTDTIFAVEDFLSEEECSYMIDYCEQHNLFSRSMTGTADGTSEVTGNRTSYSAFITTCRQDTLFKDIIERAADLMEVDTTRVEDLQCVRYGEGQLYKPHFDSFETGLKRKATLLVYLNDDYEGGETIFPEIGFSISPKKGMALAFVNLDEQNNDLIYSLHGGAPVTAGVKFACNIWIHL; this is encoded by the coding sequence ATGAAACCCGGATTCCATACTATAGCACATCATTATGCCACTAATCTGGTGATTTACTTCCTGGGATTGCACGATATTCATATGGGACGTTTAGCAGTAAGGACTGCGTTGTATGAGAAAGAAACATTCCCGGAAATAGCTATACAGGACATCAGCAGCCAGTTACAGGAATGGGGCGTCCGCCATGAGCTGAAAACAGCTCCCTGTAATATCGCAACGGCTGTTGTTTTCCCAACCATGGCTGTTGTCCGGATACAGGAAAAGGAAGTGTTGGCTATTATAGAAAGGGTTGAAGGCCAACAGGTATACCTGGAATATTTTTCGGCAGATGCCACCACTTATGCAATCAGTGAATTAACTGTACTACAGTACCTGGACATCCGGGAGATTATTGTGGACAAAACATTTTGTGAAGCACGTGCGCAGGAAGATGCGTCTAAACAGGAAGCATACACGGACACCATTTTTGCGGTGGAAGATTTTTTGTCTGAGGAGGAATGTAGTTATATGATTGATTATTGTGAGCAGCATAACTTGTTCAGCAGAAGTATGACCGGGACGGCGGACGGCACCAGCGAAGTAACAGGAAACAGGACCAGCTATTCGGCGTTTATCACCACCTGCCGGCAGGATACCTTGTTTAAGGACATCATAGAACGGGCTGCCGACCTGATGGAAGTAGATACGACCCGCGTAGAAGATCTGCAGTGTGTGCGTTATGGAGAAGGGCAGTTGTACAAACCACATTTTGACTCTTTTGAAACAGGCCTGAAACGTAAGGCTACGCTATTGGTTTACCTGAACGATGATTACGAAGGAGGGGAAACGATATTTCCTGAAATAGGTTTTAGTATAAGCCCTAAGAAAGGTATGGCTCTGGCTTTTGTCAACCTGGATGAACAAAACAACGATCTGATCTATTCGCTGCACGGAGGAGCGCCGGTAACGGCCGGTGTCAAGTTCGCGTGTAATATATGGATTCACTTGTGA
- a CDS encoding DUF6443 domain-containing protein, giving the protein MKAIQLLRRAIIILLIFAGKINLQAQCTEEPACLAGTTVDFEISYDPAVSNISWSVNAGGEIVGGQNRKIVNVKFPTAGFYTVSVYYLKNGAEKGGCWNIWARNPLSGGVISANNATVLKGDVLEYSRITNTTAGSGGIGEDRGYKTAYQWQESPDGITWTDVGGAVGIDCTGSSICEGRVYFRRRIWDFYETAYSNVVYVDVVPALNAGTVSSSQIITPGSAPAQFQGTAASGGANVYTYQWESSVNGINWTSIGGATGTGYQAPVLNETTYFRRKTVSDQLSGYSNVLQVIATDATTVNKPVSNNVTAVAPVVAVRDYSAVNTANLNKVTSFTLLRPGILTGSQLDGLTDQRDFQKTVSYLDGLGRPIESIAVNAGSNQKDLVGVNMYDQFGNQPVEHLSYLAATDNSNKGSFRTDVATRQPEYYNTLTNNQEGYFYRKTTPEESPLSRAVESADPGKSFAGNNVSRVVTTRTSLETDNVRIWSIGENDDDKPVSTGVYPTAALNVNIGTDEHNLKNYQYYDRQGRLVMMAEQADADNPANELRTYYVYAASGVLRYIITPLAVKYCATKNEWGFGNSDGEKALKELCYKYIYDSKGRVVSKWIPGAQMPDHIVYDSRSRPVLSQNARLKSRDEWMLRFYDGLDRIVMVALYKNPTATRESLQNMVDQTVANNVGITFNNPPATDLYLDRRDNSRIYEATQTITFVTGFESVSGDEFEAKINPAATARMETITVNNPVPGITGYDPQAIYYYDRYQWTEARPFDNSFKLEPGTNPYPVPVKASSQVFGKATGTKIKVSGKNQWLSTTVFYDEKGRIIQSQADNISGGVDMTTLQYDFSGNVLSYYQSIRNPRSTGSPLVRMQISYAYDVNGNVTQTNHTLFDNNTAVTKQLSTCTYDELGRLKTKQLSNLETLSFNYNLNGQLTGINSDYAKNKAAGNYFGMELFYETGFSRKSLKGTLAGVSWRRTGNPDEWHAYGYTYDNAGRFSRADYSQNTSGNWNNGTADYTSGVLQYDENGNIKKMRQLGMLTGNVKTTIDDLTYTNDNNEWSNTLKGVTDIQGDKHLGDFKNYNGRTGNDDYSYDVAGSLIKDKNRGITIVNNFLTGKPDKISIDKNPDQSIEYLYDVAGNTLSRTVKDGANSIEYTYISGLLYKNNELVYIPQPEGRIRKNASGSPVYDFFITDYLGNVRTVITDETSQLYYRASHEDNPQPVPAVPEREAFSFPENIDVIPPGHKFYNYNGVSNKKYVRLNSNEAGRKIGTGKVLRVMAGDMVEVGVLSWYQQNSPANNTPSSLPADIVNQLINALLGPASTVPNGKGNLLQSNASGLILNRDEFNTYVNNTQSENLPSAVPKAYLNYVLFDDNFKMVNGGVARVQQPNEVSPLTGQMNVTKNGFLYVYISNESPTDVFFDDLVVKHTTGHLLQEDSYYPFGLQMTGLSSRALNRPQNNLLFNGIEKTDEFDLGLYNAFYRTMDPQIGRWWQVDPENQQYYNLSPYNVNVNNPVNFADPLGNSVTDWFGRFGALIWKDSEASSMVINGQIFTNMGKDLIVKVGGYTYVYFGEKLISINGENMINSGHQFVEFVSKLGTSALSDLTRSIYNQKVNRESSFARGLTGNGVLSDETLDRFRKEANRESLSALKTAWAKELSGTDPASINYMINPFARANFLSTRALAATSNEEALGLISATAVDVATQWLFGMEGIRPRNFKPGLSFSTAEMPKVNNSIIVGDGGNYVTRMKYVRDIYEHETLSDIVQSAVDRTNGTGLEHAVVRLGPNSPFPGLKVMVSGGTHGIEFAPGEITTLFGHTHPTVTGASAADFRALQQLNQSKQYIFEGLTGEKLLIRKP; this is encoded by the coding sequence ATGAAAGCTATTCAATTGCTCAGAAGAGCTATTATAATACTTTTGATTTTTGCCGGGAAAATCAACCTGCAGGCGCAGTGTACAGAAGAACCGGCCTGCCTGGCCGGGACCACCGTCGACTTTGAAATTAGTTATGATCCTGCCGTTAGCAATATCAGCTGGTCCGTAAATGCGGGCGGGGAAATTGTTGGTGGTCAGAACCGGAAAATTGTAAACGTGAAATTTCCTACGGCAGGGTTTTACACGGTTTCTGTATATTATCTTAAGAATGGGGCGGAGAAAGGCGGCTGCTGGAATATCTGGGCCAGAAATCCTCTTTCTGGCGGTGTAATTTCTGCTAACAACGCTACGGTGCTGAAGGGAGATGTACTGGAATATTCCAGAATAACCAATACCACAGCAGGTTCTGGCGGGATAGGAGAGGACAGGGGGTATAAGACAGCATATCAGTGGCAGGAATCACCGGATGGTATAACGTGGACTGACGTAGGCGGTGCTGTCGGTATTGATTGTACAGGTAGCAGTATCTGTGAAGGGAGGGTCTATTTCAGAAGAAGAATATGGGATTTTTATGAAACAGCTTACTCCAACGTGGTCTATGTTGATGTTGTACCAGCACTGAATGCAGGAACGGTTTCTTCATCCCAGATAATCACCCCCGGCAGCGCACCGGCCCAGTTTCAGGGAACAGCTGCCAGCGGGGGCGCAAATGTTTATACTTATCAGTGGGAAAGTTCCGTCAACGGAATAAACTGGACCAGCATAGGCGGTGCTACCGGTACCGGCTACCAGGCTCCGGTCCTGAACGAAACAACTTATTTCAGAAGAAAGACTGTTTCTGATCAGTTATCAGGCTACTCCAATGTGTTGCAGGTAATCGCAACAGATGCAACCACTGTCAATAAACCGGTAAGCAACAACGTGACTGCGGTTGCCCCCGTAGTAGCTGTCAGGGATTATAGTGCGGTGAATACGGCAAACCTTAATAAGGTGACGAGCTTCACGCTCCTGCGGCCTGGTATCTTGACTGGCAGCCAGTTGGACGGCCTGACAGATCAGCGCGATTTTCAAAAGACTGTTAGCTATCTGGATGGTCTCGGAAGACCCATTGAAAGCATCGCCGTGAATGCCGGCAGTAATCAGAAAGACCTGGTGGGCGTAAACATGTACGATCAGTTTGGCAATCAGCCGGTGGAGCATTTGTCTTATCTTGCTGCCACCGACAATTCCAATAAAGGCAGTTTCAGGACCGATGTTGCTACCAGGCAACCGGAATATTACAATACGCTCACTAATAATCAGGAAGGCTATTTTTACCGGAAAACCACCCCTGAGGAATCTCCGCTCAGCCGCGCTGTGGAATCAGCCGATCCCGGCAAATCCTTCGCAGGAAATAACGTTAGCCGGGTCGTTACCACAAGGACAAGCCTTGAAACTGACAATGTGAGAATTTGGTCTATCGGGGAAAATGATGACGACAAGCCCGTGAGTACCGGAGTATATCCAACGGCCGCCCTGAACGTAAATATTGGTACAGACGAACATAATCTGAAAAACTATCAATATTATGACAGGCAGGGTAGGCTGGTTATGATGGCAGAACAGGCAGATGCAGACAACCCGGCTAATGAACTAAGAACATATTATGTTTACGCGGCATCAGGTGTGCTGAGATATATTATTACCCCGCTGGCTGTAAAATACTGCGCTACAAAAAATGAGTGGGGATTCGGAAACAGCGATGGAGAAAAGGCGTTAAAGGAGCTTTGCTATAAATATATTTATGACAGCAAAGGACGTGTCGTTTCAAAATGGATACCAGGGGCTCAGATGCCGGACCATATTGTTTACGATTCCCGTAGCCGGCCTGTGCTTTCACAGAATGCGCGTCTAAAGTCACGTGATGAATGGATGCTGCGTTTTTATGACGGACTGGACAGGATTGTCATGGTGGCTTTGTATAAGAACCCGACAGCCACGAGGGAAAGCCTGCAGAATATGGTAGACCAGACGGTGGCAAACAATGTGGGCATAACCTTTAATAATCCGCCTGCCACAGATTTGTATCTTGACAGGCGCGATAACAGCAGGATATATGAGGCTACGCAGACCATTACTTTTGTCACCGGATTTGAAAGTGTTTCGGGAGATGAATTTGAGGCAAAAATAAATCCTGCCGCTACAGCCAGGATGGAAACCATTACTGTCAATAATCCGGTACCAGGGATCACGGGGTATGACCCCCAGGCCATTTACTACTATGACCGCTATCAATGGACCGAAGCCCGGCCGTTTGATAATTCATTTAAACTGGAACCAGGAACAAACCCCTATCCGGTACCGGTTAAGGCATCTTCACAGGTCTTCGGAAAAGCTACCGGCACGAAAATAAAAGTATCGGGGAAAAATCAATGGCTGTCCACTACGGTATTCTATGATGAAAAGGGACGGATAATACAGTCTCAGGCGGATAATATTTCAGGAGGTGTGGATATGACAACACTTCAGTATGATTTCAGCGGAAATGTTTTATCATATTACCAGTCCATCAGGAATCCCCGCAGTACAGGATCTCCGCTGGTGCGTATGCAAATCAGCTATGCGTACGATGTAAACGGAAATGTTACACAAACAAATCATACCCTGTTTGATAATAACACTGCTGTGACCAAACAGCTCAGTACCTGTACCTATGATGAGCTGGGACGGCTTAAAACAAAACAGCTGTCCAACCTTGAAACGCTTTCCTTCAATTATAACCTGAATGGCCAGTTAACAGGAATCAACAGCGACTATGCGAAAAATAAGGCGGCCGGAAATTATTTCGGTATGGAGCTGTTTTATGAAACCGGATTTAGCCGTAAAAGCCTGAAAGGAACGCTGGCAGGAGTGTCATGGAGAAGGACCGGTAACCCTGATGAATGGCATGCCTATGGTTATACCTATGATAATGCCGGCAGGTTCAGCCGTGCTGACTATAGCCAGAACACGTCCGGCAACTGGAATAACGGAACCGCAGATTATACGTCCGGCGTCCTGCAATACGATGAGAACGGAAATATCAAGAAGATGCGGCAACTGGGAATGCTTACCGGAAACGTTAAGACGACTATAGACGACCTCACCTACACCAATGACAATAACGAATGGAGCAATACCCTGAAAGGCGTTACAGATATACAGGGAGATAAACACCTCGGTGACTTTAAAAATTATAATGGAAGAACAGGAAACGATGATTATTCATATGATGTTGCCGGCAGCCTTATTAAGGATAAGAACCGGGGTATCACCATTGTCAACAATTTCCTGACAGGAAAACCAGATAAAATTAGTATTGACAAAAATCCTGATCAATCAATTGAATACCTATATGATGTAGCCGGGAATACCCTTAGCCGGACAGTGAAGGATGGAGCTAACTCCATTGAATATACCTATATCAGTGGACTGCTGTATAAAAATAACGAGCTGGTATATATCCCACAGCCGGAAGGCAGGATAAGGAAAAACGCCAGCGGTAGCCCGGTATATGATTTCTTTATCACGGACTACCTGGGCAATGTCAGAACAGTAATAACAGACGAAACCAGCCAGCTTTATTACAGGGCTTCTCATGAAGACAACCCACAGCCGGTACCTGCAGTGCCTGAAAGAGAAGCCTTCAGCTTTCCGGAAAATATTGATGTCATTCCTCCGGGACATAAATTCTATAATTATAATGGCGTTTCCAACAAAAAATACGTAAGGCTCAACAGCAACGAAGCCGGCCGTAAGATTGGAACAGGAAAGGTTTTACGGGTAATGGCCGGCGATATGGTGGAAGTAGGTGTGCTCTCATGGTATCAGCAAAATTCGCCTGCCAACAATACCCCCTCTTCGTTACCGGCTGATATAGTTAATCAGCTCATAAATGCGTTGCTAGGACCAGCCAGTACTGTGCCAAATGGTAAGGGTAATCTTCTACAGAGCAATGCCAGCGGACTTATTCTTAATAGAGACGAGTTTAATACCTACGTTAACAATACGCAGTCAGAAAATCTGCCATCTGCTGTCCCTAAAGCATATCTCAATTATGTACTCTTCGATGACAATTTTAAAATGGTTAACGGTGGCGTGGCCCGGGTGCAACAACCTAATGAGGTTTCACCGCTGACAGGACAGATGAACGTCACCAAAAATGGTTTTCTGTATGTGTACATCAGTAATGAAAGTCCCACAGACGTATTCTTTGATGACCTGGTAGTAAAACACACAACCGGGCATCTATTGCAGGAAGACAGTTATTATCCGTTTGGACTGCAGATGACGGGGCTTAGCAGCAGGGCGCTTAACAGGCCCCAGAACAATTTGTTATTTAACGGTATCGAAAAAACAGATGAATTTGATCTGGGCTTATATAATGCCTTCTACAGGACAATGGACCCGCAAATTGGCCGTTGGTGGCAGGTGGACCCGGAAAATCAGCAGTATTATAATTTATCTCCCTATAATGTTAACGTAAATAATCCGGTAAACTTTGCTGATCCGCTGGGGAACAGTGTAACAGACTGGTTCGGACGCTTCGGGGCTTTAATATGGAAAGATAGCGAAGCCTCATCCATGGTGATCAACGGGCAGATTTTCACCAATATGGGTAAAGATCTTATCGTAAAGGTAGGAGGTTATACCTATGTTTATTTCGGGGAAAAACTCATCAGTATCAATGGTGAGAATATGATCAATTCCGGTCACCAGTTTGTTGAATTTGTGTCAAAACTGGGTACCAGTGCGCTGAGCGATTTAACCAGATCAATCTATAACCAGAAAGTTAATCGTGAATCTTCTTTTGCAAGAGGACTGACAGGCAACGGTGTTTTAAGCGATGAAACATTAGACAGGTTCAGAAAGGAGGCCAACAGAGAATCGTTGTCTGCTCTTAAAACTGCATGGGCCAAGGAGTTGTCGGGGACCGACCCCGCTTCTATAAATTATATGATTAATCCGTTTGCCAGGGCCAACTTTTTATCGACACGAGCACTGGCGGCTACTTCCAACGAAGAAGCGCTGGGGTTGATTTCAGCTACGGCCGTTGATGTGGCCACACAGTGGCTGTTCGGAATGGAAGGTATCCGGCCCAGGAATTTCAAACCGGGGCTTTCTTTCAGCACGGCGGAGATGCCTAAGGTCAATAATTCGATTATTGTCGGTGATGGTGGGAATTATGTAACCCGAATGAAATATGTGAGAGACATTTATGAGCATGAAACGCTGTCAGATATAGTACAGTCAGCAGTTGACAGAACAAACGGTACAGGACTGGAACATGCTGTTGTGAGATTAGGGCCTAACAGCCCCTTTCCCGGTCTGAAAGTGATGGTAAGCGGCGGAACACATGGTATCGAGTTTGCACCGGGAGAAATTACTACCCTGTTTGGGCATACACATCCGACTGTAACAGGAGCGAGTGCTGCAGATTTTAGGGCCCTACAGCAGCTAAATCAAAGTAAACAGTATATTTTTGAGGGATTAACCGGAGAAAAGTTATTAATAAGAAAACCATAG
- a CDS encoding exo-beta-N-acetylmuramidase NamZ domain-containing protein produces the protein MNVMLSGVDVLLADAPHWKTSRIGLVTNHAACTADFQPARQALLAAGFNITRLFSPEHGLDTIGVDGAAMKDGTDPLTGLPVTSLYGGKLAPDEQDLAEVDLVLFDIPDIGCRFYTYLWTMTHVMEACALHGKHLVIADRPNPLSGRLDLAEGPLLDERHCSSFIGRWNMPLRHSCTLGELALYFKATAGSSILQTNAFRMEVVRCANWQRTMFYPQWRHSFVPTSPAIPCFESALLYPGLGLLEATNISEGRGTATPFRIAGAPWMDGAGVAARINTAHPGGVYARPVTFKPTEGKYAGQKCDGVMLHVQDPSVFRPVRYGWLLLCLIKKLHPGFFAWASYPTYVNHTGARHLDLLTGVQEAESLVAVTGDNIDDISRYTGAGDWPARVAPYLLY, from the coding sequence ATGAATGTAATGCTGTCTGGTGTAGATGTATTGTTGGCTGATGCTCCGCATTGGAAAACCAGCCGTATCGGCCTGGTGACTAACCATGCTGCCTGCACGGCGGATTTCCAGCCTGCGCGACAGGCCTTGCTGGCAGCGGGTTTTAATATTACCCGGTTGTTTTCTCCGGAACATGGTTTGGACACCATCGGGGTGGACGGTGCAGCAATGAAAGACGGGACCGATCCGTTGACTGGCCTGCCGGTGACAAGTCTGTACGGCGGCAAGTTGGCGCCTGATGAACAAGACCTGGCGGAGGTGGACCTGGTACTGTTTGATATCCCGGATATCGGCTGCCGTTTTTATACTTATCTGTGGACGATGACCCATGTCATGGAAGCCTGTGCGCTTCATGGGAAGCACCTGGTGATCGCCGACCGGCCTAATCCTTTGTCCGGCCGGCTGGACCTCGCCGAGGGACCATTGCTGGACGAACGCCATTGCAGCAGCTTCATCGGAAGGTGGAACATGCCGCTCAGGCACAGCTGTACGCTGGGCGAACTGGCGCTGTATTTCAAGGCAACAGCCGGCAGCAGTATATTACAGACAAATGCATTCCGAATGGAGGTGGTCCGTTGCGCCAACTGGCAACGGACAATGTTCTACCCCCAATGGCGGCATTCTTTTGTGCCTACATCCCCGGCCATCCCCTGTTTTGAATCCGCATTGCTATATCCGGGCCTTGGCCTGCTGGAGGCGACCAACATCAGCGAAGGAAGAGGCACGGCGACCCCGTTTCGCATCGCGGGAGCGCCCTGGATGGATGGCGCCGGCGTTGCAGCGCGGATAAATACGGCGCATCCTGGCGGCGTTTATGCCCGGCCGGTAACATTCAAGCCCACAGAAGGAAAATATGCCGGGCAAAAGTGCGATGGGGTTATGCTTCATGTGCAGGACCCGTCGGTTTTCAGGCCGGTCCGCTATGGATGGCTGCTGCTCTGTCTCATTAAAAAACTTCATCCCGGCTTTTTTGCGTGGGCTTCCTATCCCACCTATGTCAATCACACCGGCGCCCGGCATCTTGATCTGCTGACCGGGGTGCAGGAGGCAGAATCTTTAGTAGCGGTAACAGGTGATAACATCGATGACATCAGCCGCTATACCGGCGCCGGAGACTGGCCAGCACGGGTTGCCCCGTATTTATTGTATTAG